In Pseudomonas sp. HR96, the DNA window CAGCAGAATGCTGCGCGACACCACGCCCGCTTCGCGCTGGTAGTACTCGGCCAGCATGAATGGCCCGGTGCCGGTCGGCAGCGCGCTGAGCAGCAGCGCCGCCTGTGCCCAGAGGGTCGGCAGGTGCAGCACCTTGAACGCCAGCCAGCCCGTGAGCAGCGGCTGGCCGACCAGCTTGATCACCACCAGCGGCCAGGCCCCGGTCTTGCGGCCCTGTTGTTCCTGGGCCAGGAACAGCCCCAGCGAGATCAGCGCGCAGGGCGTGGTCGCCGCCGCCAGCATGTCGAGAAAATGCAGCACCGGCGTGGCCAGCCCCAGCCCGGTCATGGCCCACAGCGCGCCGAGGATCGGTGACACCACCAACGGATTCTTCGCCAACGCGCGCAGCACGGTCAGCACCGCACGCAGCGGATCCTTCTCCACTTGCAGGCCGATCTCGATGCACACCACCGCCACCGCGAACAGCACGCAGACCACGATCAACGACGAGATCAGCGCCGGCTCCAGCCCGGCCTGGCCGAACACCAGCAGGCACAGCGGAATGCCGATGTAGCCGGTGTTGGCGTAGGCAGCGCTGAGGCCGTCGAGGCTGGCCTCGACCAGGGTCTGGCGCTGCATCAGGCGCCAGGCCAGGGTGGCGAAGAACACCAGCAGGCAACCGGCGCCGAAGGCCAGCACGAAGCCCGGCTGCCAGATCTGCCCCCAGGTGGCCGTGGCGGTGACCTTGAACAGCAAGGCCGGCAGGCACAGCCAGACCACCATGCGGTTGATTTCCGAGGCGGCCTTTTCGCCCAGTCGGTGGGTCTTGCGGCAGAGATAGCCCACCAGAATCAGGGCAAAAATGGGCAGGACCACTGCCAGCACGGTATGCATGAAGCCGCTCGCTCGTTCGGACAAAAGCGTCTAGCTTAGGGTTGTGCGCGACAGGCTGTCCACGATGCCAGCATGAAAGATGGCGCCTGGGCTGGGAATGAGAGAGTGACCGGTCTATGATCGGCCCAGATGTTGTACGACAACCGACGATAACAGACAAGAAAAGGAGTTGATGATGTCCGACAGCCGCGTAGACGTATTGGTATGGGGGCCCATGCACGCCTCGCTGACGCAGAATCTGGCCCGCGACTTCAACGTGCACAACCTCTGGGAGCTCGACGCGCTGGACAGCTGGCTGGACGAACATGGCGCCAAGGTCCGCGGCGTCGTCACCAGCGGTGTGTACGGTACGCGCATCGATGTGCTCGAGCGCCTGCCCAACCTGCAAGTGGTCAGCAGCTTTGGGGTCGGCTACGACGCCCTCGACATCGACTACCTGGCCGAGCGCAAGATCCCGGTCAGCAACACCCCGGACGTGCTCAACAACGCCGTGGCGGAAACTGCGTTGGCGCTGATGCTCAGCGTTTCGCGCAAGATCCCCCAGGCTGACCGTTTCGTGCGCGACGGCGCCTGGCTCAAGGGCAAGTTCCCCTTGGGCAACGACCTGGCCGGCAAGACCTGCGGCATCGTCGGTCTGGGCAAGATCGGCAAGACCATCGCCACTCGCGCCGCCGCCTTCGACATGAAAATCGCCTACTACCGCCGCGGCGAAGCCTACGCCGATGTCGCCTACCGCCATTACGGCGACCTGCGGGCGCTGGCCCGCGACGCCGATCACCTGGTGATCATCGTACCCGGCGGCGCCGACACCGAGCACCTGATCGACCGCGACGTACTCAAGGCGCTCGGGCCCAAGGGCCTCTTGATCAACGTGGCGCGGGGCTCGGTGGTCGACGAGCAAGCGTTGATCGCCGCGCTGCAGGCCGGCGAGATCGCTGGCGCCGGGCTCGACGTGTTCGAAGACGAACCCCGGGTTCCAGCCGAACTGATCGCCATGGACAACGTGGTGCTGACTCCGCACCTGGGCAGCGGCACCTACGAGACGCGCCAGGCCATGGCCGACCTGGTGTTCGCCAACCTGGCCGGATTCTTCAAGGACGGCACGCTGGTCACTCAGGTCTGAGTTTCGCCGGCGAAACGCTCCAGGCTGTTGCACAGGTGCAGCAGCATGGCGGCTCGGGCGGCATCGGCATCCTGGCGCCGCAGGGCCGCGTAGATCGCCTCATGTTCGGCAATCGCCGCCTGGGCCAGCCGGGTCAGGTCAGTGGTGCCCTGCTCGTCCGGATGGATGCGGGTGCGCGGGATCATCGAGCTGCCCAAGTGGTAGATCACTTCGGTGAAGCAGGCGTTGCCGGTGGCCTCGGCGATCAGCCGATGAAAGCGAATGTCGGCAGCCACCGTCGCCTCCGGCTGGCCCTGGGCGCGTTGGTAATCATCCAGCGCCTGGCGCATGGCGGCCAACTGCGCCTCACTGCGCCGCCGCGCGGCCAGCGCCGCCGCCTGGGTCTCCAGGCCCATGCGCAGCTCCAGCACGCCGCGAATGCTCAGGGCCGTATCGCTCTTGAGCCGAAACCCTTCGCGCTGGTGCTGCTCCAGGACGAAGGTACCGATGCCATGGCGCGTCTCCACCAGGCCAGCCGCCTGCAGCTTGGAGATCGCCTCGCGGACCACCGTACGACTGACCCCATGCTCGCGCACGATCATGGATTCGGAGGGCATTTTCTCGCCGGGCAAAATGCTGCCGGCGAGGATCCGCCGGGTCAGCTCGGCCACCAGGTCGTTGGCCAGGCCTGGGGCGCGTTTGCGCAACGGCGAGCGGGAGGTGTCGGGCATGATCGGTCCGCAGGGTGAAGGTGGCGCCATGTTACCACTGCGCTCGCCCGCACCCGCGTCTGGCGATCAGTCGAGAATGCGAAAGATCGCTTCGATTTCCACGGTCATGTTGCCTGGCAGCGATCCCATGCCCACCGCCGAGCGCGCGTGACGGCCGCGCTCGCCGAGCACCTCGACGAACAGGTCGGAACAGCCATTGATGACCTGCGGGTGCTGGCCGAACTCGGCGGCGGCGTTGACCATGCCGAGGATCTTCACCGCTTCCAGGCGGTCGAGGTCGCCGCCCAGCGACTGCGCCGCTGCCAGCAGCGACAAGCCGGCCAGGCGCGCGTGCTGGTAGGCGTCGCCAATGGCGACCTCGCTGCCAACCTTGCCCTGATGGTAACCACCACTGTCGTTGCGCGGGCCCTGCCCGGAGAGATACAGCAGGTCGCCGACGCGCTTGCCGACCAGGTAGTTGGCCACAGGAGCGGGGACATCGGGCAAGCTCAGGCCTAGTGCGGCCAGACGTTCGAGTGCGTTCAACAGTATTCTCCTAGGGTTACTGCCAGGCGGCAGGGTCGGCAAAATCCTTGCTCTCCGGCAGGATCTGCCCACCATCGACGACGAGGGTGGTGCCGGTAATATAGGACGCTTCGTCGCAGGCGAGAAACAGTGCAGCGTTGGCCACGTCTTCGGGCAGGCCGAGGCGCCCCAGCGGGATGGACTTTTCCATGTTGTCGATGAAAGCCGGACTGCGCCCGGCGCTCAGGCCTTCGGTGAGGATGTTGCCCGGTTCGATGCCGTTGACGGTGATGCCGAAGCGGGCGAATTCCAGTGCCGCCGAGCGAATCAGGCCGTTGATCCCGGCCTTGCTCGAGGCATAGGCCGCCACGCCCGGGTTGGCCACCCGGGGCCCGGTGATCGACGACGTGAAGACCATGCGCCCACCGCCCTGCTCGCGCATGGCCGGCAGGCACGCACGGGCCGCCAGGAAGGTGCCGGTCAGATTGACCGCCAGCACGTGCTGCCACTGCGCCAGGGTCATGTCCTCGAGCAGGTACGAGGGGTAGATCCCGGCGTTCTGCACCAGCACGTCGATACGCCCGAAACGGCTTTTGGCCAGGGCCGCCAGCGCCTGCATGTCGGCCTCCACAGCCACGTCCGATTGCAGGAACACGGCGCGCTCGGCGCCCAGCTCCGTCACCAGCCTCGCGCCACTCTCGCCGTCCACGTCGCTGAGCACCAGCAGTGCCCCCTGCTCGGCGAAGCGTCGGGCAATGGCTGCGCCAATGCCCTTGGCCGCGCCGATGATGACCGCCACTCGATTGTTCAGACGCCCGTTCATTTGCTTACTCCGTTGCCCGGCGCGCCCCATCGGTGCGCCGGGTGCTACGCCTGGAAGCCGCTTATTTGCAGCTGGTCTTGTAGAAATACTGGCTGATGGCCTGATCTTTCATGTTCGCTCGGGTGGCCACCACGAACGGCAGGAAGTTGTCATGCTTGACGCTGGCCTTGTCCACCTGGTGGCGGATCAACTGGGCGCTGAGCTTCACCGCCTCATAGCCCATGTTGTACGGCTGCTGGATGATCAGCGCGTCGTAGATGCCGTCCTTCAGGTCGCGGATCTGCTGGGGATCGGCGTCGAACGAGACCAGTTTGACCTTGCCGCGCAGGCCGGCCTCCATGATTGCCGCGGAGGCGCCGGTGGCCGCTGCCGAGTGCGTCACATAGACACCCTTGAGATCAGGGTTGGCCTGGATCGCCGCCGCCACCTGCTGGGCCGCCTTGGTCGAACTGGTTTCCGGATAGGCCACCGGCAGCAGCCGGGCGTTGGGATGGTCCTTCTTGAAGGTGTCGACGAAGCCCTTGACCCGCGCATCGATGTCCGGCAAGCCCGGGCGCATGCCCACGGCGAGAAAGGTGCCGCTGTCGCCCGCCACCTCGACCATGGCCTTGGCGGCCGCGATGCCGCCGAGCAGGTGGTCGGACTGCACGCTCTGGGTTTCCGCCGGCTCGTTGAGCGGCGCATCCACGGTGATCACGTGGGTGCCTTTGCTTTCCAGGTCCTTGACCTGGGAGATGAGCGCGCCGCCATCGGTGGGCGCCAGCACGATGCCTTGCGGATGCAGCTGCAACGCGGCATCGATGAAGGGTTGCTGCAAGGCGATGTCCCAATCGGGCGGGCCGTTCCAGCCAAGGGTCACGTTGAACTCGCGGGCCGCCGCCTGCGCGCCGCACTGCATCGAGGAATAGAACGGGATGCCCACCTGCCCCGGCAGGAACGCCACGGTGACCGGGTCTTCGGCGCGTGCCTGCAAGGCGACGGTAACCGAGAGGACAGTTGCCAGCGTGACAGCTAACTTCATTTTCATCGTCATCTACCTATAAGGGATTTACGTGTGGGGAATCGGGCTTGCCCGGCAACCGGGCGATGGCGGCCAGGGACCGCTCAGAAACCGGCCTGGCGATTGCGCTGGTCGATGTATACCGCAGCGATCACGATCAGCCCGACCAGGATCAGTTGGTAGAAGGAGTCCAGGCCCATGATCACCAGGCCGGTGCCGAGCACCACCGGAATCAGGGTGCCGACCAGGGTGCCCTGCACCGAGGCCGTGCCGCCGAACAGGCTGGTGCCGCCGATCACCGCCGCCGCCACGGCCTGCAGGTTGTCGGTCTGGTGGCCGCCGATGTTGGTGGTGGCAAAGCGCGAGATGTCGAGGAACGCCGCCACCCCGCAGAGCAATCCCATGAGCCCGAACAGCTTGAGCAGGTGCAGGTTGTTGTCGATACCGGCACGGCGCGCCGCATCGGCCGAAGACCCCAGCGCCAGGGTGTGAATGCCGAAGCGGGTCTTGGCGAGCATGAACCACAGCAGCATCACCAGTGCCAGCGACAGCACCACCGGCAGTGGCACCAGGTCGAACAAACGGTAGGTGGCAAAGTCGGTCTGCAGGTTGCGCGGGATGTCCGGCACGTTGGCGCCATGGGTCAGCACCAGCGCCAGGCCCAGGCCGATGGCGGTGGTCGCCAGGGTCACCAGAAACGAGCTCAGGCGCAGCCGGGTCACCAGCAGGCCATTGATCAGGCCAAACAGCGTGCCGCAGACCAGCGCCACGAGAACCCCGGCCGTCACGGCCAGCCCGAGATGCGGGTACTCGCCCATCGCCACCTCGTCTGCGGTACCGGCCAGTGCCGTGATGGTGCGCGCCGCCAGGACCGAGGCCAGCACCACGTTGGAACCTACCGACAGGTCGAACTCCTTGGCGCCCAGCAGAAAGGTCATGCCCACCGCCAGCAGCACCAGTTGCGAGGCATTGAGCGCGATGTTGAAGAAGTTGTTCAGGCTGAGGAAGGCATGGTTGGGCGAGATCAGCGAAAACAGGGTGACCAGGCCAAGCAGTATCAGCAGCATCCAGAAAGCGGTGGTCTCGCGCAGCCGCGAAAACCAGGTGGAACCGTCGTCATAAGCCAGTGTGTTCACGGTAAAGCCTCGTGCGCAGATCATTGAAGGCGGCAGTTCAAGGCACTACAAATCGACAGACCCGTCAGTGGGGTGATTCAGGCGTTCTTTGCGCCCAGCATCACATCCACCACGTCGCGCAGCGTGACCTGGGAGGGAATCAGGTTGGCCACCGCCACGCCCTGGCGCATCACCACGATGCGGTCGGCCAGCTCCAGCACCTGGGGCAGGTCGTGGGAAATCAGCAGCACCGCCAGATTGCGCCGAGCAGCGGCGCGGATGGCCTCGTAGACCATGTCGCGCTGGCGGGTGCCCAGTGCGGCGGTAGGCTCGTCCAGCAAAATCGCGTGGCGCGCCCACTTGATCGCCCGGGCAATGGCCACGCCCTGGCGCTGGCCACCGGAAAGGCTCTGGGTGGCGGCCCGATAGGATTTGAGCCGGGCGCCCAGTTCGGTGAGGATGCGCGTCGACTCGGCGAGCATCTGGCCGTGGTCGAGCATGCCCAGGTGCCCTCGCCAGCCAGGCGCCTTGAGCTCACGGCCCAGATACACGTTCTGCGCCACCGACAGGTCGGGTGCCAGGGCCAGGTCCTGGTACACCGTCTCGATTCCGAACGCCTGGGCATCCTGGGTCGAGCGCAGCAGCACTTCCCTGCCGTCGACGCAGAGTTGGCCACCGGTGGGCACGTGCTCGCCGCTGAGCACTTTCATGAAGGTGGATTTGCCGGCGCCGTTGTCGCCGACCACGGCGGTGATCTCACCGCGGTACAGCTCCATCGACACGCCCCGCAGCACTTCCAGCGAGCCGAAGTTCTTGGTGATACCGATGGCTTGCAAAGCCGGTTCGCGGCGCCCGGTCAAGGGCAGCTGCGGCGCCCCCTGGGGGCTGCTTGCGGTCAGTTGAGGTGAATGCATGTCGCGCCTCGGAAAATGTCGTAGACTTGCAACGCAATCGATTGACGTAATCGATTACGTTGTCCGTTACTTTTATAGTGGCGCAGTGCTCTCTACGTCAACACAATTGTCATCGATTTGCCCCGGTCTTTTTCCTGGCCGCTTCCCGAGACTGTCGTAAAGGATTGGAAACCTTTGAAAACAAACAAGAAACCCACCATGCAGGACGTCGCCCGGGAAGCCGGGGTGTCCACCGCCACCGTGTCCCGAGTACTGGCCGGGTTCAAGGGCGCCACCTCCGATGAAACCGCCAAGCGAGTGCGCGACGTCGCCGCCAGCCTTGGCTATGTGGTCAATTCGGTTGCCGCCAGCCTGCGCAAGGAGCGCTCCTCCTCCGTAGGCCTGATCCTCGCCGACGTCGCCAACCCGTTCTTCGGCAGCCTGGCCAGCGGCGTCGAGCAGACCCTGACCAGCCAAGGCTTCAGCGTGCTGCTGGCCAGCTCCGGCAACGACGCGGACGAGGAACAGCGCCTGCTGCGTCTGATGGCCGAAAAGCAGGTGGACGCCGTGATCATTGCCAGCTCTGCGGCCAGCGGTGCACACATCAACGAGGCCATCGCCCGCGGCATGCGCATCGTGCTGGTGGACTCCGAGCTCCCCGACGTCGACGCCGACACTGTGGTGGTCGACAACCAGGCTGCGGCCCGTTCGGCCATCGAGCATCTGCTGGACCTTGGCCATCGGCAGATCGCCATTGTCACCGGCCAGCTGCAAGCCTCGTTCGACCGCGAACGCCTTGCCGGCTACCAGCAGGCTCTGGCCGGGCGCGGCCTCAAGCCGTTGAAAAAACTCACCCTTGGCGGCGACTCCAGCTACGAGGGCGGCCGCACTGCGGTGGCCCAGCTGTTGCGCAAGCAACCGGGGGTCACGGCGATCTTCGCCAGCAACAACCTGATGAGCATGGGCGCCATCACCGCTGTGCTCGAAGCCGGGCTGCGCCTGCCCGAGGACATCTCGCTGGTGGGCTTCGACGACATGGAGTGGTACCCCATCTTCAAGCCAGCCATCAGCGCCGTCGCCCAGCCGGCCTATCAGCTGGGTCAGGTGGCCGCGCAGCGCCTGCTCGAACGCTTCGCCGCCGACAGCGTGCTGCCCTGTACCCGGGTGGTGCTGCCGACGCAATTGATCGTGCGGGCCAGTACTGCGGTGCCCAGCCCCTCGACCTCAGCCCTTCGAAGTCAGGCCCTGAAAACCACACTCGGCCGCTGACAGCCGGCCCTGCAACCCCCTTCCATTCCCGAGGTATTGCCATGCCGTCGTTTGCCCTGGTCGATGCACACGTCCACTACTACGATCCAGCGCAGCTGGACTATCCCTGGCTGGACAATGTCCCTGCCATCAAGGGTACCTATACGCCGGCGGACTTCGTGACGGCCAGCCGCGGCGTCGCCGTCGACAAGCAGGTGTTCGTCGAGGTGGATGTAGCGCCCGGCCAGGAGCTGGCCGAGGCGCGCTTTGTCGAAGGCCTGGCCAGGCTCGAGCCGCGCATCCAGGGTATCGTCGCTTCAGCGGCGATCGAGCGCGGCGACGCGGTCAATGCCGAGCTCGATCGACTGCAGGACATAGGCCTGCTGCGTGGCGTGCGGCGGCTGATCCAGTATCATCCGGCGGCCGACTACTGCCTGCAGCCGGCCTTCGTCGAGGGCGTGCAGCAGCTGGGTCGACGCGGCCTGAGTTTCGATATCTGCATCCGCCACGGGCAGCTGGCCAGCGCCACTGAGCTGGTGCGCCGCTGTCCGGATGTGCAGTTCGTGCTTGACCACATCGCCAAGCCGGCTATCGCCGCCGGCCTGCGCGAGCCCTGGTGGCAGCAGATGCACGACATTGCCGCGCTGCCCAATGTGGTGTGCAAAGTCACCGGGGTGGTCACCGAGGCCGACCCGCAGCGCTGGACCCTGGAGCAGATCCGGCCGTACATCGAGCACAGCATCGAGTGCTTCGGCTTCGACCGGGTACTGTTCGCCAGCGATTGGCCGGTGCTGAACCTGGCCAGCGCCTATCCGGCCTGGGTGGCAATCATGGATGAGCTGCTGGGAGGCTGCTCGGCCAGCGAACGTCAGCGTTTCTACCGCGACAACGCAATCGCCACCTATCGGCTCTGACGGCTGTTCTGCTCCCTGTACTCATGACGCAGAGCCATGAGTATCTTGCCCAGCAGATTGCTGCCCTGCCCCTGGTATTGGCCCCAGTAGCGCGCCACCTCGCTGTCGTCCGGTGACCACTCCACCAGCCGGGCGCTGCCGGTGGCCAGCAGCAGTTCGCGCAGGTCGGCGTGCTGGGCAAACTTGGCGCGCACGATGTCGGTCATGATCTCCAAGTGGTCGCGCTGCCAATGCTCGACGGTCTGCTCCGCGCTCAAGGCATCCCCCGCCACCGCCACCAGTTCCGGTGTCGGTGCCGCCATCAGCCAGGGTCGCAGTGGCGCACGGGCCTTGAGCACCTGGAAGGCGTGTTCGGCGGTAGCGTAGTGCACACCCAGGTAGTGCATCACGCGCGGGTGCAAGTTGCTCAGCGCACAGTAATCGCCCTGCCGGGGATCGTAGAATCTGATGTCGTTCATGGCCTGGCTCCCTCGACGCGCAAGCCGAATGGCTTGCTCCCGAGGGGCACTCTATGGTGAGATGAAAAAAACACGCAATCGATTACGTGACCTCAGGTGCCGCCGTGATTACCCTTGATGATATCCAGCTTGCCGCCCCACGCATTGCCCCGTTCATTCGCCACACGCCGATGCTGCAGGCCAGCAGCCTGCGCCACCCGGTCACCGCCGCCGACCTGTGGCTCAAGCTCGAATGCCTGCAACCCACCGGCTCTTTCAAGGTGCGCGGGGCCAGCAACCGTTTGCTGACCACCCCTGTCGAGGCGCTGCGCAACGGCATCGTCACCGCCTCGGGCGGCAACCACGGCCTGGCCACCGCCCGCGCCGCCAGCGTCGCCGGGGTCACGGCGAACATCTTCGTGCCGCGCAGCATTACCGAGGCGAAGCTGGCCAGGCTCGCCAGCTGGGGCGCCGAAGTTCAGGTGGTCGGCGAGGTCTGGGATCAAGCCAACGAGCAGGCGCTGCTGTTTGCCGCCGAACACCAGGCGGCCTACTTCCACCCGTTCGCCGACCCCGCCGTGGTGGCCGGGCAAGGCACCCTGGGCCTTGAGATCCTCGCCCAGCTGCCGGACGTCGAGGTGATTCTGGTGGCCATCGGCGGCGGCGGCCTGGTGGCCGGCATCGTCACCGCAATCAAGGCCCTCAAGCCCTCGGTGCGGATCATCGGCATCGAGCCGCAGGGTTCGCCGACCCTGCACGCCAGCCTGGCCGCGCAGCAGGTGGTGCGTCTGCCCAGCGTCACCACCCGAGTCGCGACCATGGCCTGTGGCCGCACCGAAGAACGGGTGTTCGAGCTGGCCCGCCAGGGCCTGGAAGAGATCGTACTGGTCAGCGACGACGAACTGCTGCAGGCGGCGCAGTGGCTGTGGTTCGAGCTGGGTCTGGCGGCCGACCTGAGCGGCGCCGCCGCGATCGCAGCGCTCAGGTCCGGCAAGCTGCAATTCGCCGCCGGGACGCAGGTCTGTGCGCTGGTGTGCGGGGCCGGGGCCGAGGGGCTCTAGCGCAGACGCCCTCGATCAGGATCAAACCGGCCTAGCGGCCTTTGGGGGCTGCGGCCCCTCCTGATCAACCTCTGGGGCCGTCGACTGGCAATGCTCCCAGCATCCCTTCGATCCAGCCGATCTCCTGCTGCAACCCTCGCCGCTGCTCCTCGACCAGCTCCTGGCGGGCGTTCGCCAGCCCAGCCAGGGTCTGGCGCTTGCGCCGCAGAGCACGCTGCCATTTATCGAGAAACGCCGGGCTGCGCACCGCCATCAGGCGCGGCCCGAAGTACAACTGCTCGGCGCTGTAGCGGACCTCTTCGGCGCGCTCGGCGACGATGATTTCGTAGTCGAACCGATTCTCGCGCAGGATCTCCTCGGCCAGGATGCGATAACCGTTGCCCAGCAACCACTGGCGCAACGGCTGCTCGCCGCCGTTGGGCTGCAACACCAGCCGTTCGCGGCCGTTCAGGCGTGCCTTGCCTTGCTCGAGGATGTCGCGAATGGTTTCGCCACCCATGCCGCACAGGCTGACGGCAGTGATGCCATCGCCTGGCTCGAGCGCCGCCAGACCATCGGCCAGGCGAACACTGATCAAGGCCTGCAGGTCATTGTGCTCGACGCTGCGCTGGGCGGCACGCAACGGCGTCAGCGCCACCTCCCCGGCGACCGCTGCGCTGATCGCACCACGGCGCAGCAGCGCGACCGGCAGATACGCATGGTCCGAGCCGATATCGGCCAGTCGGGCGCCTGGCGGGATGTGCGCGGCGACGAGCTGCAGGCGTCTGGACAAGGTCTGGTGGTTCAACTGGGGGCTGCCGTATGGGAGGTAATGATCAAAAAAGTGGGCCTTTATACACCAGTTCGGCACGCCTCCAATGCCCTTACCTGCTGCCCTTGCGCATCGAAGTTGTTTTCTGCCAACCACGCCTCGAATGCCGCCTTGCGCTCGGGCCACTCGCTGTCGATGATCGAGAACCACGCGGTGTCACGGGTGCGCCCCTTGTACATCACAGCCTGGCGGAAGATGCCTTCGAAACTGAAACCCAGCCGCAGCGCAGCCTTGCGCGACGGCGCATTGAGCGCATCGCACTTCCACTCGTAGCGCCGATAGCCCAGGTCGTCGAAGACGAATTTCATCAGCAGGTACTGCACTTCGGTGGAGATCGCCGTGCGTTTCATCAGCGGCGAGAAGGTCACGTTGCCGACTTCGATCACCCCATTGTTGCCGTCGATGCGCATCAGCGCCAGCGTGCCCACCGCCTGCCCGGTGCGCTCATCGATAACCGCCCAATGCTGTGGATCCCGGGAGGCTGCGGCAGCCGACACGTAGGCCTGATAGCTGGCGAGGTCTTCGAACGGCCCGACAAAGAGGTAGGTCCAGTCGCTGCCATCGGCGGCCTGCCGATAGGCCGCAAACAAGGGTTCGGCGTGCTGTGCCGCATCCAGCGGCTCGAGCCGGCAAGTGCGCCCCTGCAGGATCTCGCGCGCAGGGTGCTGGCGCGCAGTCCAGTCGCGGGTGCTGGCGCCGATGGGTTGGCCGTAGGCATTGATGAGGGACGACATGCGAGCTCCTGCACAAGTGGGATACGGTGCCGAGGTTAGAACCGACAATGACTTGTGGAAAGATCCACTGCTCCCCGATCCGGCCAGACCAATAGCGAGACCTTGCCGGATATAGACTGCATATCTATAGTGGACTGATTTTCCACAGCGAGCACCCATCATGATCAGCGATGAAAGTTACAGCAGGCTGTTCGACTCCATTACCGAGGCCCACCAAGCCCTGCGACCCGGCGTGGCAGTCACGCCTCTGGCGCACAGCCCTCGATTGTCAGCTCAGAGCGGTGCGCAGCTGTACCTCAAGTGCGAACACCTGCAACACACCGGCTCGTTCAAATTCCGCGGAGCCAGCAACAAGGTTCGCCTGCTGACAGCAGCGCAGCGCCGCGTCGGCGTCATCACCGCCTCCTCCGGCAATCATGGCCAAGGGCTGGCCTTGGCCGCCCGGGAAGCAGGGGTGCCCGTCACCGTGTATGCCTGCGCCGACGCCTCGGCGTTCAAGCTCGATGCGATTCGGGCACTGGGCGCCGAGGTCATCACTCTGGACAGCGACCCCCTGAGCGTCGAACTGCATGCTGCAGAGCAAGCGCGGCGCCAGGGCCAGCTCTACGTTTCGCCCTACAACGACACCCAGGTCATCGCCGGCCAGGGCACCATCGGCCTGGAGCTGCTCGAACAGCTGCCCGATGTCGATGCGGTGTTCGTCGCCGTGGGTGGCGGCGGCCTGATCTCGGGCATCGGCACTGCTATCAAGCGCCTGCGGCCCGGCACCGAGATCATTGGCTGCTGGCCGAGCAACGCGCCGGCCATGGAGCGATGCCTGGCGGCCGGGCAAATCGTCGACGTGGCCGAGACCGACACCCTGTCCGATGGTACCGCCGGGGGTGTCGAACCTGGCAGCATCACCTTCCCTCTCTGCCAGCGGGTGATCGACCGCCGAGTGCTGGTCAGCGAAGCCGAGATCCGCGCAGCGCTGCAGGCGGCCGCCCGGCACGAACGCTGGATCATCGAAGGCGCGGCCGGCGTGGCCCTGGCCGGGGCCCTGCAACTGGCCGCGCAGTACCAGGGCAAGCGGGTGGCGGTGATCATCTGCGGGCGCAACATTCTTCTGGAAAAATTCCTCGGAGCCGTGCAATGAAGCTGTTCGACCTGCCCTGTATCGCCGCCGCCGTGGACCCGGCCGAAGCCGCCGAACAGATTCGCCTGGGCTTCATCGCCTACTCGCAAGGCCGGGTCAAGGTGCCGCCGGTGCAGAACTTCGTGTTTGCGCCAGCCAACGGCGACTGCTGCGTGAAATCGGCCTGGGTCGAGGGCAGCGACAGCTTC includes these proteins:
- a CDS encoding GNAT family protein, which produces MSSLINAYGQPIGASTRDWTARQHPAREILQGRTCRLEPLDAAQHAEPLFAAYRQAADGSDWTYLFVGPFEDLASYQAYVSAAAASRDPQHWAVIDERTGQAVGTLALMRIDGNNGVIEVGNVTFSPLMKRTAISTEVQYLLMKFVFDDLGYRRYEWKCDALNAPSRKAALRLGFSFEGIFRQAVMYKGRTRDTAWFSIIDSEWPERKAAFEAWLAENNFDAQGQQVRALEACRTGV
- a CDS encoding NADAR family protein; this encodes MNDIRFYDPRQGDYCALSNLHPRVMHYLGVHYATAEHAFQVLKARAPLRPWLMAAPTPELVAVAGDALSAEQTVEHWQRDHLEIMTDIVRAKFAQHADLRELLLATGSARLVEWSPDDSEVARYWGQYQGQGSNLLGKILMALRHEYREQNSRQSR
- a CDS encoding amidohydrolase family protein; translation: MPSFALVDAHVHYYDPAQLDYPWLDNVPAIKGTYTPADFVTASRGVAVDKQVFVEVDVAPGQELAEARFVEGLARLEPRIQGIVASAAIERGDAVNAELDRLQDIGLLRGVRRLIQYHPAADYCLQPAFVEGVQQLGRRGLSFDICIRHGQLASATELVRRCPDVQFVLDHIAKPAIAAGLREPWWQQMHDIAALPNVVCKVTGVVTEADPQRWTLEQIRPYIEHSIECFGFDRVLFASDWPVLNLASAYPAWVAIMDELLGGCSASERQRFYRDNAIATYRL
- a CDS encoding ATP-binding cassette domain-containing protein; this encodes MHSPQLTASSPQGAPQLPLTGRREPALQAIGITKNFGSLEVLRGVSMELYRGEITAVVGDNGAGKSTFMKVLSGEHVPTGGQLCVDGREVLLRSTQDAQAFGIETVYQDLALAPDLSVAQNVYLGRELKAPGWRGHLGMLDHGQMLAESTRILTELGARLKSYRAATQSLSGGQRQGVAIARAIKWARHAILLDEPTAALGTRQRDMVYEAIRAAARRNLAVLLISHDLPQVLELADRIVVMRQGVAVANLIPSQVTLRDVVDVMLGAKNA
- a CDS encoding threonine/serine dehydratase; protein product: MITLDDIQLAAPRIAPFIRHTPMLQASSLRHPVTAADLWLKLECLQPTGSFKVRGASNRLLTTPVEALRNGIVTASGGNHGLATARAASVAGVTANIFVPRSITEAKLARLASWGAEVQVVGEVWDQANEQALLFAAEHQAAYFHPFADPAVVAGQGTLGLEILAQLPDVEVILVAIGGGGLVAGIVTAIKALKPSVRIIGIEPQGSPTLHASLAAQQVVRLPSVTTRVATMACGRTEERVFELARQGLEEIVLVSDDELLQAAQWLWFELGLAADLSGAAAIAALRSGKLQFAAGTQVCALVCGAGAEGL
- a CDS encoding LacI family DNA-binding transcriptional regulator, which gives rise to MKTNKKPTMQDVAREAGVSTATVSRVLAGFKGATSDETAKRVRDVAASLGYVVNSVAASLRKERSSSVGLILADVANPFFGSLASGVEQTLTSQGFSVLLASSGNDADEEQRLLRLMAEKQVDAVIIASSAASGAHINEAIARGMRIVLVDSELPDVDADTVVVDNQAAARSAIEHLLDLGHRQIAIVTGQLQASFDRERLAGYQQALAGRGLKPLKKLTLGGDSSYEGGRTAVAQLLRKQPGVTAIFASNNLMSMGAITAVLEAGLRLPEDISLVGFDDMEWYPIFKPAISAVAQPAYQLGQVAAQRLLERFAADSVLPCTRVVLPTQLIVRASTAVPSPSTSALRSQALKTTLGR
- a CDS encoding tRNA (adenine(22)-N(1))-methyltransferase, which codes for MNHQTLSRRLQLVAAHIPPGARLADIGSDHAYLPVALLRRGAISAAVAGEVALTPLRAAQRSVEHNDLQALISVRLADGLAALEPGDGITAVSLCGMGGETIRDILEQGKARLNGRERLVLQPNGGEQPLRQWLLGNGYRILAEEILRENRFDYEIIVAERAEEVRYSAEQLYFGPRLMAVRSPAFLDKWQRALRRKRQTLAGLANARQELVEEQRRGLQQEIGWIEGMLGALPVDGPRG